A genome region from Blautia coccoides includes the following:
- a CDS encoding DUF5107 domain-containing protein, whose translation MSQTKPVRIWEEPCIIPTYKVYPPEKSPLFIEKRAYQGSTGKVYPLPVTEKISDTKEDVTYQAVWLENEYLKVMVLPELGGRIQRAYDKTNGYDFVYYNHVIKPALVGLTGPWISGGIEFNWPQHHRPSTYSPVEYTTKESPDGSCTVFISEIDKMYGTKGMAAITLHPGKAYIEIKGQLYNNTDLPQTFLWWANPAVPVNDHTYSVFPPDVNAVMDHGKRAVSTFPIATGEYYKCDYSAGVDISRYKNVKVPTSYMAAHSDFDFIGNYDESVKAGLLHVADHHISPGKKQWTWGNGDFGRTWDRNLTDGDGPYIELMTGVFTDNQPDFTWLKPQEEKTFVQYFMPYKGVGRVGNATKEAMVSISEPANGSVTLKVYATGVYEHASIRVMEKGQVLCETTADLTPQKYFEISFPAPNYMPDCKVTVSHSGRILVEYAVYKEELKPIPEPAKPMTAPQDMKSLEELYLAASHLEQYRHATYEPADYYLEGLRRDATDIRLNNGYGLLLFRRGHIKDSISHFQAAVEKQTRKNPNPYTGECYFNLGLALEADGQEDKAFDAFYKSTWSAETQSTGFYWLACLSARKKRYEDALEFAEKALPRNWHSMKVRTLKAALMRKLDRDNTALIEESLSIDPLYMGCLYEKAVSSGTFQFWKEKMRREAHNYLELSYLYKNAGMYEDALRILSACESDNPMLFYYRSSIHLLMGDREAALTCAKRAESAPSDYCFPNRTEEYGILMCAVNLLGSAPMAHYYLGNLLYDKKQYEKAIGHWEVSLAEKPDFATTCRNLAIAYYNKKNMPEKAMEMMEKACRLDSTYPRLWLEYDQLAAKLCVPVKQRLETMESHPEITAQRDDLYLRYITLLNGTGRYEDALAALNSRRFHPWEGGEGKVSAQYRFALIHQAEEKLAKNEPEKAFSLLESSLTYPENLGEGKLPNVPDNEACYYMGKACRMMGQEEESVKYFRLAASGSQEPSAVLYYNDQPSDYIYYQGLAYRELGEENAARKSFHQLIIYGEKHLFDKVSYDFFAVSLPEIEVFQDDLQLRNTQYCCYLRALGAAGLGEKENAVLLLEEIVRKQNDHFEAEALLQEFKKL comes from the coding sequence ATGTCACAAACAAAACCGGTAAGAATCTGGGAAGAACCCTGTATTATCCCCACATACAAAGTCTATCCCCCGGAAAAAAGTCCTCTTTTTATTGAAAAACGGGCTTATCAGGGAAGCACCGGGAAGGTATATCCGCTTCCAGTAACAGAAAAAATCTCAGACACAAAAGAGGACGTAACCTACCAAGCTGTCTGGCTGGAGAATGAATATTTGAAAGTAATGGTTCTCCCCGAACTGGGCGGTCGCATCCAGCGGGCATATGATAAGACTAACGGGTACGATTTTGTCTATTACAACCATGTGATCAAGCCTGCACTGGTAGGCCTTACCGGGCCATGGATTTCCGGAGGGATTGAATTTAACTGGCCTCAGCATCACCGCCCATCCACTTACTCCCCGGTAGAATATACCACAAAAGAGAGTCCGGACGGCTCCTGCACAGTATTTATCAGTGAGATTGATAAGATGTACGGCACAAAGGGCATGGCAGCTATTACCCTACACCCCGGAAAAGCCTATATTGAGATCAAAGGACAGCTCTACAACAATACAGACCTTCCGCAGACTTTTCTGTGGTGGGCAAATCCCGCTGTCCCGGTAAATGACCATACTTATTCCGTGTTTCCCCCGGATGTAAATGCCGTCATGGACCACGGAAAACGGGCTGTATCTACTTTCCCCATTGCCACGGGAGAGTATTATAAATGTGACTATTCCGCAGGTGTAGATATCTCCCGCTATAAAAACGTGAAGGTTCCCACATCTTATATGGCCGCACATTCAGACTTTGACTTTATCGGCAACTACGACGAAAGTGTGAAAGCCGGGCTACTGCATGTAGCTGACCACCACATCTCTCCCGGAAAGAAACAGTGGACCTGGGGAAACGGGGACTTCGGCCGCACCTGGGATAGAAACCTGACCGATGGGGACGGCCCCTACATAGAACTAATGACCGGAGTGTTCACAGACAACCAGCCTGATTTCACCTGGCTGAAACCCCAGGAAGAAAAGACTTTTGTCCAGTATTTTATGCCCTACAAAGGTGTGGGAAGAGTGGGAAACGCCACGAAGGAGGCAATGGTCAGCATCAGCGAACCGGCCAATGGTTCCGTTACCCTAAAAGTCTATGCCACGGGAGTTTATGAACATGCTTCTATCCGGGTTATGGAAAAGGGACAGGTTCTCTGTGAGACAACCGCAGATCTGACACCCCAAAAATATTTTGAGATTTCTTTCCCGGCCCCCAACTATATGCCGGACTGTAAAGTTACGGTGTCCCACAGCGGCAGAATCCTGGTTGAATATGCCGTTTACAAGGAAGAACTGAAACCCATCCCCGAACCCGCCAAGCCTATGACGGCTCCCCAGGATATGAAATCCCTGGAAGAGCTTTACCTGGCGGCTTCCCACCTGGAACAGTACCGTCATGCCACTTATGAACCGGCTGATTACTATCTGGAAGGCCTCAGGCGGGATGCCACGGATATCCGCCTGAACAACGGGTATGGCCTGCTGCTTTTCCGCAGAGGACATATAAAGGACAGTATCTCTCACTTTCAGGCCGCTGTGGAAAAACAGACCCGTAAGAACCCCAATCCCTATACCGGAGAATGCTATTTTAATCTGGGACTGGCTCTGGAAGCTGACGGTCAGGAGGATAAGGCCTTTGATGCGTTCTACAAATCCACCTGGAGCGCTGAGACACAGAGTACAGGTTTTTACTGGCTTGCCTGCCTGTCCGCGCGAAAAAAAAGGTATGAGGATGCCCTGGAATTTGCTGAAAAGGCGTTGCCGCGCAACTGGCACAGCATGAAGGTCCGTACCCTGAAAGCGGCTCTCATGAGAAAACTTGACAGGGATAATACCGCACTGATAGAGGAAAGCCTCTCCATTGACCCGCTATATATGGGATGCCTGTATGAAAAAGCAGTCTCTTCCGGCACGTTCCAGTTCTGGAAAGAGAAAATGCGCAGGGAAGCACACAATTACCTGGAACTTTCCTATCTGTATAAAAACGCAGGGATGTATGAAGATGCACTGAGGATTCTCAGCGCCTGTGAGTCTGATAATCCCATGCTGTTCTATTACCGGTCCAGTATTCACCTGTTAATGGGCGATCGGGAAGCTGCCCTTACCTGTGCCAAAAGGGCAGAGTCAGCACCTTCCGACTACTGTTTCCCCAACCGTACCGAGGAATACGGCATTCTGATGTGTGCTGTAAACCTCCTGGGATCCGCCCCCATGGCACACTACTATCTTGGTAACCTTTTGTATGATAAAAAGCAGTATGAGAAGGCAATTGGTCATTGGGAAGTATCCTTAGCGGAAAAACCGGATTTTGCCACGACATGCCGCAATCTTGCCATTGCCTACTATAATAAGAAAAATATGCCCGAAAAGGCTATGGAAATGATGGAGAAAGCCTGCCGCCTGGACAGCACTTATCCACGGCTGTGGCTTGAATATGACCAACTGGCGGCCAAACTTTGTGTCCCGGTAAAACAGCGTCTTGAAACCATGGAATCCCACCCGGAGATCACGGCACAGAGAGATGACTTATACCTGCGATATATCACGCTCCTGAACGGCACTGGACGTTACGAGGATGCCCTAGCTGCCCTTAATTCCCGGCGTTTCCATCCCTGGGAAGGGGGAGAGGGAAAGGTAAGCGCCCAATATCGCTTTGCCCTGATACATCAGGCAGAGGAAAAGCTGGCGAAGAATGAACCGGAGAAGGCTTTTTCTCTCCTGGAATCCTCCCTCACCTATCCAGAAAATCTGGGAGAGGGAAAGCTTCCCAATGTACCGGATAACGAGGCCTGCTATTACATGGGAAAAGCCTGCAGGATGATGGGACAGGAAGAAGAGTCTGTAAAATATTTCCGCCTTGCCGCCTCCGGCTCGCAGGAACCGTCCGCTGTCCTCTATTACAATGACCAGCCATCTGATTATATCTATTATCAAGGTCTGGCATACCGGGAACTGGGAGAGGAAAACGCTGCAAGAAAATCCTTCCATCAGCTTATTATATACGGGGAAAAACATCTTTTTGATAAGGTATCCTATGACTTCTTTGCAGTTTCCCTGCCGGAGATCGAAGTCTTCCAGGATGATCTGCAGCTTAGGAATACACAATACTGCTGCTATTTAAGAGCCTTGGGCGCAGCCGGACTCGGAGAAAAAGAGAATGCAGTATTACTGCTGGAAGAAATTGTGAGGAAACAAAATGATCATTTTGAAGCTGAAGCACTTCTGCAGGAATTTAAAAAATTGTAA
- a CDS encoding AraC family transcriptional regulator, translating into MNIFEQEMTEERKRDGFKGERMVVLPTEAFQDYVEHPLVRRLFLTDVGFFPCATHHYRERRDGIEEYIFIYCTAGSGFVYVNNRKYMIHENEAFCIPRYCGHRYYACEDDPWSILWVHFKGEDVKYFPLEECKTVTFNSDNATNRMMFLFELLFRVLDGNYTLGNFIYISQVLSLILAETYNREKHHTTLEQNRHVTNVVRYMYKHLHEELTLQQIAEEFELSKSYLNVIFRKYTQHAPMDFYISLKMKEACKLLRSTNLYIYEVAQQLGYQDQYYFSRIFKKVVGISPKEYKNSEYFHYKD; encoded by the coding sequence ATGAATATATTTGAACAGGAAATGACAGAAGAGAGAAAAAGAGACGGATTTAAGGGGGAGCGCATGGTGGTGCTTCCCACAGAGGCATTTCAGGATTATGTGGAGCATCCTCTTGTTCGGAGGCTGTTTCTGACAGATGTGGGTTTTTTCCCCTGTGCAACGCATCATTACAGAGAAAGAAGGGATGGAATTGAAGAATACATTTTCATTTACTGTACAGCGGGAAGCGGATTCGTATATGTAAATAACAGAAAGTATATGATACATGAAAATGAGGCCTTCTGCATACCCAGGTACTGCGGCCATAGATATTATGCCTGCGAGGATGACCCCTGGAGTATTTTGTGGGTTCATTTTAAAGGGGAGGATGTAAAATATTTTCCGCTTGAAGAGTGCAAAACAGTGACCTTCAATTCGGATAATGCCACCAACCGTATGATGTTTTTGTTTGAGCTTCTGTTCCGTGTGCTGGACGGGAATTATACCCTTGGGAATTTTATCTACATATCCCAGGTTCTCTCCCTGATACTGGCCGAGACGTATAACAGAGAAAAACACCACACCACGCTGGAGCAGAACCGCCATGTGACCAATGTGGTACGTTATATGTACAAACATTTGCATGAGGAGCTGACCCTTCAGCAGATTGCTGAGGAATTTGAGTTGTCTAAAAGCTATCTGAACGTAATATTTCGGAAATATACCCAGCATGCACCTATGGATTTTTATATCAGCCTTAAAATGAAGGAGGCTTGCAAACTTCTGCGTTCCACTAACCTCTATATTTATGAAGTGGCTCAACAGCTTGGGTATCAGGACCAGTATTATTTTTCGAGAATTTTCAAAAAAGTAGTGGGAATATCCCCAAAGGAGTACAAAAACAGCGAATATTTTCACTACAAGGATTAA
- a CDS encoding beta-galactosidase, translating to MGYTYNKNYLIKDENPWFPVMGEIHYSRFREEFWEEALRKMKAGGITVAATYVFWIHHEEEEGAFVFEGCRDLKKFVELCRKIQMKLFLRIGPWCHGEVRNGGFPDWLLQKGFTLRCDDERYLAYVERFWKQIYEQVRGEMYEDGGPIIGIQIENEYGHVGGFSGEAGEQHMRTLKGLAEKTGFQVPLYTATGWGGAVTGGMLPVMAGYCEAPWDPRLTEIEANENYVFSGKRNDALVANDHHVSSELTFSQEDFPYLTAELGGGLQPTEHRRPVPTGTDIGAMSLAKLGSGVAMLGYYMYHGGSNPKGKFSTLQESRESGYPNDVPVINYDFFAPIRQYGQISETYKEIKLLAMFLADFGDDMAKLPEEIAPADISPEDTHSLRNSWRHDDIHGYVFFNNYQRKRTMDAHMGVKLTGRCRDAVEFHEIDIPSGAYGFFPYHMKLGDKELVSAAATPLCRLEGSETCYVFYGDYEPFYCWKEEGAALTLHLSRADALNAWKITLDRDYLILSDNYVWEEDGEVKVTGAPYTKIKCYPDMPAGIPGFARCGRDGAFTVYERKEESSKTAAKFRMIHEDEVTRTYEIEIQYSENILDCILTFAYGGDKLEIYQGDELLNDYYYTGEPAELSLRYFDFPEKLLVKIYALHEGHKRFLEKWPEMQNGTACELITVSARDEIR from the coding sequence ATGGGGTATACATATAACAAAAATTATCTGATAAAAGACGAAAATCCATGGTTTCCGGTAATGGGGGAGATTCACTACAGCCGCTTCCGGGAGGAGTTCTGGGAGGAAGCCCTGAGGAAAATGAAAGCAGGGGGAATTACCGTAGCAGCCACATATGTTTTCTGGATACATCATGAAGAGGAGGAAGGGGCCTTCGTCTTTGAGGGGTGCCGGGATCTGAAGAAATTTGTGGAACTCTGCCGTAAAATCCAAATGAAATTGTTTCTCCGTATTGGACCTTGGTGTCATGGTGAGGTGAGAAACGGTGGTTTTCCGGACTGGCTGCTGCAGAAAGGATTCACGCTCAGGTGTGATGACGAGAGATATCTTGCATATGTAGAGCGGTTCTGGAAACAGATTTATGAACAGGTCAGGGGAGAGATGTATGAAGACGGGGGTCCGATAATTGGTATACAGATTGAAAATGAGTATGGACATGTAGGAGGATTTTCCGGTGAAGCCGGTGAACAGCACATGAGGACTCTGAAAGGACTGGCTGAAAAAACGGGTTTTCAGGTGCCGCTTTATACGGCTACCGGGTGGGGCGGCGCTGTGACCGGCGGCATGCTGCCGGTAATGGCAGGCTACTGTGAAGCGCCCTGGGACCCACGGCTTACGGAGATAGAGGCAAATGAGAATTACGTCTTCAGCGGTAAGAGGAATGATGCCCTGGTAGCCAATGATCATCATGTGAGTTCCGAGCTGACATTTTCCCAGGAAGATTTTCCTTATCTGACGGCAGAACTGGGCGGTGGCCTGCAGCCTACGGAACACAGAAGGCCTGTGCCTACAGGAACGGATATCGGCGCAATGTCTCTTGCAAAACTTGGCTCAGGTGTGGCCATGCTTGGTTATTATATGTATCATGGAGGGAGCAATCCAAAAGGAAAGTTTTCTACCCTGCAGGAGAGCAGGGAGAGTGGATATCCTAACGATGTGCCTGTAATTAATTATGATTTTTTTGCCCCTATCCGCCAATATGGACAGATATCGGAGACATATAAAGAAATCAAACTGCTTGCCATGTTTCTGGCTGATTTTGGGGATGATATGGCGAAACTTCCGGAGGAGATAGCGCCTGCGGACATCAGCCCAGAAGATACCCATTCTCTCAGGAACTCATGGAGACATGATGACATTCACGGATATGTGTTTTTTAATAATTATCAGAGAAAGAGGACCATGGATGCTCACATGGGGGTAAAGCTTACAGGAAGGTGCAGAGATGCTGTGGAATTCCATGAAATAGACATACCTTCAGGAGCATATGGCTTCTTCCCTTATCACATGAAACTGGGAGATAAGGAACTGGTTTCAGCAGCCGCAACACCCCTATGCAGACTGGAAGGTTCGGAGACTTGTTATGTATTTTACGGTGACTATGAGCCATTTTACTGTTGGAAGGAGGAAGGCGCAGCCTTGACGCTGCATCTTTCCAGGGCAGATGCTCTGAACGCATGGAAAATCACACTGGACAGAGACTATCTGATACTCTCCGATAACTATGTGTGGGAAGAGGACGGGGAGGTAAAGGTAACCGGGGCACCATATACAAAGATAAAATGTTATCCTGACATGCCGGCGGGAATTCCCGGCTTCGCCAGATGCGGCAGGGATGGCGCCTTCACTGTTTATGAGAGGAAAGAGGAGAGCAGTAAGACAGCCGCAAAATTCCGTATGATCCATGAGGATGAAGTAACTAGGACATATGAAATAGAGATACAGTATTCGGAAAATATACTGGACTGTATCCTCACATTTGCATATGGAGGAGATAAGCTTGAAATATATCAGGGAGATGAGCTGCTCAATGATTATTATTATACCGGAGAACCGGCAGAATTAAGCCTGCGGTATTTTGACTTTCCTGAAAAACTTTTGGTAAAAATCTACGCACTGCATGAAGGCCATAAAAGGTTTTTAGAAAAATGGCCCGAAATGCAGAACGGTACAGCCTGTGAGCTGATTACCGTATCTGCAAGAGACGAGATAAGATAG
- a CDS encoding aldose epimerase family protein, whose amino-acid sequence MKISLLQTISADHMELKEYCMDNGIMSVHVLSYGCALTGIYVPDKRTGEKINILLSFDNLTSYLHNPLYCGAALGPNAGRISGGTLYIDDKHYQLSQNDGAHHIHGGFHNLSFQNAALVSRETDLESAALTFQTVLPHGLDGYPGHRCIHITYRLFSDNRLTVSFRASSDRETYFNLSSHAYFNLSGDFTKNVHDHRLFIRGNAFVENDETHIPMGISHTNGTPFDFSAPVSIQENIDRYPQNVQIQRARGLNHAFLSNKGHNYFEPSLVLEDHPSGRSLKLYTDTPSIVVYSGGFIENTYKINGGCPSSPHCAIALEPQDIPDTPNCGLAPLHIVKPGALYLRTFTYAFSF is encoded by the coding sequence ATGAAAATCTCACTGCTTCAAACTATCTCTGCAGACCATATGGAGCTGAAGGAATATTGTATGGACAATGGAATTATGTCTGTCCATGTCCTCTCCTACGGCTGCGCTTTAACCGGCATCTATGTACCTGACAAAAGGACAGGGGAAAAAATCAACATTCTGCTATCCTTTGATAATCTTACGTCCTATCTGCACAATCCTCTGTACTGCGGCGCTGCCCTTGGCCCCAATGCAGGCCGTATTTCGGGCGGAACCCTGTACATTGACGACAAACATTACCAATTATCCCAAAATGATGGTGCCCATCACATCCACGGCGGTTTTCACAATCTTTCTTTTCAGAATGCAGCTTTGGTCAGCAGGGAAACCGACCTGGAATCTGCAGCGCTTACCTTTCAGACTGTTCTTCCCCATGGTTTGGATGGCTATCCCGGCCATCGGTGTATTCATATTACCTACCGGCTGTTCTCTGACAACCGTCTGACCGTCAGTTTTCGTGCATCCAGCGACCGGGAGACTTATTTCAATCTGTCCAGCCATGCTTACTTTAATCTGTCCGGAGATTTCACCAAAAATGTCCATGATCACAGACTGTTTATCCGGGGAAATGCGTTTGTGGAAAACGATGAAACACATATACCCATGGGAATATCCCATACGAATGGAACACCCTTTGATTTTTCCGCCCCGGTCTCCATACAGGAAAATATAGACAGGTACCCGCAGAATGTGCAGATACAGAGAGCGAGAGGATTGAACCATGCCTTTTTGTCAAACAAAGGGCACAACTACTTTGAGCCATCCCTAGTACTGGAAGACCATCCATCCGGACGAAGCCTGAAGCTCTATACGGATACACCTTCCATCGTGGTCTATTCGGGAGGCTTTATTGAAAACACTTATAAAATCAATGGAGGATGCCCCTCATCCCCGCACTGTGCCATAGCCCTGGAACCACAGGATATCCCCGATACTCCAAACTGCGGTCTGGCCCCCTTGCATATCGTAAAGCCCGGTGCGCTCTATTTAAGAACTTTTACCTATGCTTTTTCTTTTTAA
- a CDS encoding ABC transporter substrate-binding protein, with product MRRKVAAVFLASAMVFSLAACGGSDGSTETKEDAGKEKDNAEAASGDDNTLTAWCWDPNFNIYAIEKAAELYAKDHPGFQIKVTEMQSDDIETKVTTAVSAGDLSTLPDIFLMQDNSFQKYATNYPDVFTDLSDSGIDFTQFSSAKAAYSTVDGKNLGVPFDNGAVINCLRTDYLEQAGFTIDDFTDISWSEFMEKAKVVKEKAGQPMITAQAGSPDQIMMMLQSCGASMFNEDGSINIVGNDALKECMEIYTQMVKDGTLLEVTDWDQYVASINNGTVAGAMNGCWIMATVTGKEDQAEKWAITNMPKLDKSEGATNYSNSGGSSWVITSNCKNQELAKDFFKSTFAGSTELYDDLISKGALSTWAPAAESDIYNQDVAFFGNDAVYAKIVDFATRTPSNITGPFYYDARDAIGVALSNITQQNADMDAEIENAQSTVEFNMGG from the coding sequence ATGAGAAGAAAAGTAGCAGCAGTATTTTTGGCATCCGCAATGGTATTTTCACTGGCAGCCTGCGGTGGAAGTGACGGAAGTACAGAGACAAAAGAGGATGCAGGTAAAGAAAAAGATAACGCGGAAGCCGCATCAGGTGACGACAATACCCTGACTGCATGGTGTTGGGACCCTAATTTCAATATCTATGCCATTGAAAAGGCAGCGGAACTTTATGCCAAGGACCATCCCGGGTTCCAGATTAAAGTTACGGAGATGCAGTCTGATGATATTGAGACAAAGGTTACAACCGCCGTTTCTGCGGGGGATTTGAGCACACTGCCCGATATCTTTTTGATGCAGGATAATTCTTTCCAGAAATATGCCACCAATTATCCGGATGTATTTACAGATCTTTCGGATTCAGGAATTGATTTTACGCAGTTCTCAAGTGCAAAGGCAGCATACTCCACAGTAGACGGTAAGAATCTGGGGGTTCCCTTTGACAACGGTGCTGTGATCAATTGTCTTCGCACAGACTATCTGGAACAGGCGGGATTTACCATTGATGATTTCACAGATATTTCCTGGTCTGAGTTTATGGAGAAAGCAAAAGTGGTAAAAGAAAAGGCAGGACAGCCTATGATAACCGCACAGGCCGGTTCCCCGGACCAGATCATGATGATGCTTCAGTCCTGTGGAGCCTCCATGTTTAACGAGGACGGTTCCATCAATATAGTAGGCAATGACGCCCTGAAAGAATGTATGGAAATCTATACCCAGATGGTAAAGGATGGGACACTTTTGGAAGTTACAGACTGGGATCAGTATGTTGCGTCTATCAATAATGGTACTGTTGCAGGGGCCATGAACGGCTGTTGGATCATGGCCACCGTTACAGGAAAAGAGGATCAGGCAGAAAAGTGGGCAATCACAAATATGCCGAAACTGGACAAATCTGAGGGTGCAACCAACTATTCTAACAGTGGCGGATCTTCCTGGGTTATCACCTCCAACTGTAAAAACCAGGAACTGGCTAAAGATTTCTTTAAATCCACATTTGCCGGAAGCACAGAACTGTATGACGATTTGATCAGCAAAGGGGCTCTTTCCACATGGGCGCCGGCAGCAGAATCGGATATCTATAACCAGGATGTTGCGTTCTTCGGAAACGACGCGGTGTATGCCAAGATTGTAGATTTTGCCACCAGGACACCGTCAAACATTACAGGACCATTTTACTATGATGCACGAGATGCTATTGGTGTTGCCCTTTCTAATATCACACAGCAGAATGCGGACATGGATGCTGAGATAGAAAATGCCCAGTCTACAGTAGAGTTCAATATGGGCGGCTGA
- a CDS encoding carbohydrate ABC transporter permease, which yields MSDTKRGLSLEKKHNLTGWLFLIPATALICWMSFYPMVKAFIMSLQTGIGINLNFGGAANYLRILKDPTFRQCLFNTFFYLVIQVPVMLVLALGLASMLNNKQLRFKGLFRTAIFLPCATSLVSYAMIFRSMFANDGFINTILRNIGLDPIMWFANAWTARAVIIIALIWRWTGYNMVFYLSGLQNIEYSVYEAAKIDGASPFQSFFKITVPLLKPTILLTAIMSTNGTLQLFDESLNLTNGGPGKSTMTLSHYIYNTSFVQSPNFGYAAAMSIIVLVMVAVLAVIQMKVGDER from the coding sequence ATGAGTGACACAAAGAGAGGATTGTCGCTTGAGAAGAAACATAACCTGACCGGATGGCTCTTTCTGATACCTGCGACTGCACTGATCTGCTGGATGAGTTTTTATCCCATGGTGAAAGCCTTTATCATGTCCCTTCAGACTGGTATTGGAATTAATCTGAATTTTGGGGGTGCAGCCAACTACCTGCGCATTTTGAAAGACCCTACATTCCGTCAGTGCCTGTTCAATACATTTTTTTACCTGGTTATCCAGGTGCCTGTTATGCTGGTGCTTGCACTGGGGCTGGCATCTATGCTGAATAATAAACAGCTGCGTTTTAAGGGATTGTTCCGCACAGCAATTTTCCTGCCTTGTGCTACATCCCTTGTCTCATATGCTATGATTTTCCGTTCCATGTTTGCCAATGACGGATTTATCAATACCATTCTAAGAAACATAGGGCTGGATCCTATTATGTGGTTTGCCAATGCGTGGACGGCAAGGGCCGTCATCATAATTGCCTTGATCTGGAGATGGACGGGATATAACATGGTATTTTATCTATCCGGACTGCAGAATATTGAATATTCCGTGTATGAGGCAGCCAAGATTGACGGGGCATCCCCCTTTCAGTCCTTCTTTAAAATTACAGTGCCGCTACTGAAGCCCACCATACTTCTGACTGCGATCATGTCCACAAATGGAACCTTACAATTGTTTGACGAGTCTCTGAACCTGACAAACGGCGGACCGGGAAAATCAACCATGACTTTGTCACATTACATATATAATACATCCTTTGTACAGAGTCCAAACTTTGGTTATGCGGCGGCTATGTCTATAATTGTGTTGGTTATGGTAGCTGTTCTGGCCGTTATTCAGATGAAAGTAGGTGATGAACGATGA
- a CDS encoding carbohydrate ABC transporter permease has protein sequence MSRGKKVFQYVFLSTVSLLSVFPLYYMFCGATNRSTDVVAGRMLPGGYIAQNMKALLENQDLARALWNSFRNAVILTLLALLVCSIAGYGFEIYHDKGKDIVMTLLLTAMMIPFAAIMIPLFKMFSGLKMVNTMAAFMLPTVSTPFLIMLFRQSARSFPHDIIEAARIDGLSEVGIFFRMFFPTMRSTYAAAMTITFMNAWNNYLWPKVILQTDDSITMPMLVANLLGGYTVDYGMLMLGVLICTIPTAVVFFCLQKSFAEGITGAVK, from the coding sequence ATGAGCAGAGGAAAGAAGGTATTCCAATATGTATTCCTTTCCACGGTATCCCTATTGTCCGTATTTCCACTGTACTATATGTTTTGCGGTGCCACCAATAGAAGTACTGATGTGGTGGCGGGAAGAATGCTGCCGGGAGGATACATTGCACAGAATATGAAAGCTCTTTTGGAAAACCAGGACCTTGCCAGGGCATTGTGGAATTCCTTCCGCAATGCTGTCATACTGACACTGCTTGCTTTGCTGGTCTGTTCCATTGCAGGGTACGGATTCGAGATTTATCATGATAAGGGTAAGGATATAGTCATGACCCTTCTGCTGACTGCCATGATGATCCCCTTTGCGGCTATCATGATCCCTTTGTTTAAGATGTTTTCAGGGTTGAAAATGGTAAATACCATGGCTGCGTTCATGCTGCCCACAGTATCCACTCCCTTTTTGATCATGCTGTTTAGGCAGAGTGCACGCTCATTTCCACATGATATTATTGAGGCTGCTAGAATTGACGGGCTGAGTGAAGTGGGGATTTTCTTCAGAATGTTTTTTCCGACTATGCGTTCTACCTATGCGGCTGCCATGACTATTACGTTTATGAATGCCTGGAACAATTATCTGTGGCCTAAAGTGATTTTACAGACAGATGATTCTATTACTATGCCCATGCTGGTAGCGAATCTGCTGGGGGGATATACCGTGGATTACGGAATGTTGATGCTGGGTGTATTGATTTGTACCATTCCGACCGCAGTAGTGTTTTTCTGTCTGCAGAAGAGCTTTGCGGAAGGCATTACGGGAGCGGTCAAGTAA